GGTCAATGCTCTCATATTCGATCCCCTCTACATGAGTATAGACCTGAGGAGGAGTGTGGAGTTCGGACCCTTCGGCCATGGGGATGACATGGAGACTTCGCACCTGCTTTACAAGTTCCCGAAGCTGGTTAAGATCGATGAGGCGAGGGATTACGTTCCGGATAGGGTGGTGTACGCGGACCCCCTGAGTCCCAGGGATTCCCTCTGCTACGTCCCGAGCACGGAGGAGCAGATGAGAGCGATCAGGGAGTTAACGGGAGACACCGTGATAGGAACCCCAACGAGGGCTGATCCGAAGAAGGGAAGGATCTATCATGAACACTTGGTTGAAAGGCTCGTTCAGCTGCTCCAGAGCCTGAAACGCTAATTCCTAATTTACTGGGGATGGACCGAAAAGGGGATTAAGGGGCCGCGACTCAATCGGTGATGGCAGTGGAGAGACTCTCGACGGGCGTTAAGGAACTCGATTCTCTACTCCAGGGCGGTATACCCAGGGGTTTCCTAGTGGCCGTAGCCGGCGAGCCCGGTACCGGCAAGACCGTGCTCTGCCTCCACTTCATCTGGCAGGGCGTCATCGAGGGGGATAAAGCCATCTACGTCACGACCGAGGAGTCGAGGGATTCCTTAGTGAGGCAGGCCGAGGTACTCGGAATGGGGATGGGTGAGGCCTTGGAGGAGGGTAAGGTCATAGTGATAGACGCCCTGCTGGGGACGGATAGGTGGAGCCTGCGCTCGCTCAACCCCGAGGACATGGTAGAGAAGGTCCTCGAGGCCAAGAAGGAAATGGGTTACGGGAGGGCTAGGCTTGCCATAGACAGCATGAGCGCCTTCTGGCTCGACAAACCGGCGATGGCCAGGAAGTACTCCTACTTCATAAAGAAGGTGCTCAGCAAGTGGGACTTCACAGTGCTAGCTACAACGCAGTACGCTATCACGACCTCAGAGGCCTTCGGGTTCGGGTTGGAGCACATAGCTGACGGGATAATAAGGTTCAGGAGGGTCGTGAGAGGAGGTAGGCTGAGGAGGTTTGTCCTAGTTGAGAAGATGAGGCAGACCTCTCATGATCTCAGGATGTACGAGGTGATCATAGGGGAGGGGAGGGGTATGAGCTTGGTCGGCCCCGTCGAGTACAGGGCTGAGGATTTCGCCCTACCGACCAGCGTCACCAGGAGGATCCTGGAAGCTAGGAGAAGGGTTGAGGAGGGGATAGAGTAAGCATGAACTCGGATTTCGCCACCGAACTTGTTAAGGAACATTACTCCAAAGA
This is a stretch of genomic DNA from Candidatus Korarchaeum sp.. It encodes these proteins:
- a CDS encoding KaiC domain-containing protein, yielding MAVERLSTGVKELDSLLQGGIPRGFLVAVAGEPGTGKTVLCLHFIWQGVIEGDKAIYVTTEESRDSLVRQAEVLGMGMGEALEEGKVIVIDALLGTDRWSLRSLNPEDMVEKVLEAKKEMGYGRARLAIDSMSAFWLDKPAMARKYSYFIKKVLSKWDFTVLATTQYAITTSEAFGFGLEHIADGIIRFRRVVRGGRLRRFVLVEKMRQTSHDLRMYEVIIGEGRGMSLVGPVEYRAEDFALPTSVTRRILEARRRVEEGIE